Proteins found in one Anopheles aquasalis chromosome 3, idAnoAquaMG_Q_19, whole genome shotgun sequence genomic segment:
- the LOC126574749 gene encoding AT-rich interactive domain-containing protein 1A isoform X3: protein MHGYPFMQVVQYSVPTCTWAPPPPVEPPRPPSATAGAPIASGVRKYVIWCLICGGISSLLGVLFLGIYFLLRSYTSTVGYFETVPTFVPATLLMLTGICIMSLARRRNRYSYLIKLSGACGLASALTCALVTVTTTVLHMSRLQVLRECEYTQKTRTCTCYSVTADKQPSDGVDDSVRFVFDSTSDCGVVHGALYSCLRAVFGLSVAGVLVAVFSCMLVYQLLSHERKKMYWEQLELRCRSLYSGQGPPGGPTAVLPPGAGGGGLLGPSGGLTGPGPGGMPGAPGMRAGNCRCCEQCHAHRNVLPAAYPWEGDGRFWTPGQAGNFYSPNPGGDETLGGAAGGGGGGGGIVGTGSGGRLNASGRRMPGWSWPRMPWQRNETAPQRMSPHSPDSQYGFASANRTSGGQPPPGGPAVGVVGALLGDPGQPRYNVIEQQYGIWGPPPPYSDPNSPARRGGRYQYIHPAQCGPPTMMEPGLSMVGAPGAHLMGPGSVGMAPPPNASSSIAILECHQHAVMGVDVHGIPQQYVTGQQSGVGGGLATSGPGHPGGNTSGTNHHYSRGTVDSTPATGGASKRQHQPSGGGGGGGYSKGQSKESYENTPSDSDGPGRDRFSATLPLRKAKKRVEAGAKSIGPNQPASRVNVQNVFQCNAGGQHQQQPPTSLDTSENEYNEPTTLPGSHGGGSSSHAAGTGLANDCRSGPGSPSVVSHRLLPAGSGGQVQPPKTRRLKPAPSSSGGGGGGGGVENSGFQTVEALEAEAAAAAAAAAGTGGKLLEPTESEVYFADVSSCCNMSVKNDNYYEDAGQRRKTKDKQQHPPPDQVADEYIAQRFGKREPSVRSRMPFPQTAALTGSGEKPPVMPRSSLLLPKDHSRQSMCSVDSGERTDYTDLSPGTPSTNFPSIASSQQQQQQQQHHYHHLREHAQLAGHHVACEEPPKETIVSTAASSGCSFIASYPYSSNEQSQEAHRRSTKNLHDLFLAPDSQYEDMPVQFPSAAQHSAGAATTGGGGGSGSGSGSGGAAGNSTSSTASPSSAAVAGHHHHHHHQSVKPKSPKNLNITPIKRQSLGTNISSIIQNLSGHDVGLLYPEPGGGPMGRASSRSNSSSYNQSSDRESITGSSSALGGSGRGRVPGDIKDISVSSNEDNEDTSNDERCGGTGGTGGGGGVGDRRL, encoded by the exons ATGCACGGCTATCCGTTTATGCAGGTCGTCCAGTACAGTGTACCGACGTGCACGTGggctccaccgccaccagtcgAACCACCGCgtccaccatcggccacagcGGGGG CTCCCATAGCGTCCGGTGTCCGGAAGTACGTCATCTGGTGTCTGATATGTGGTGGCATCTCCAGCCTGCTCGGTGTGCTATTTCTGGGCATTTACTTCCTGCTTCGCTCGTACACCAGCACCGTCGGATACTTCGAAACGGTGCCAACGTTTGTGCCGGCAACATTG CTCATGTTGACTGGCATCTGCATAATGAGCCTTGCGAGGCGAAGGAATCGTTACAGCTACTTG ATCAAACTATCCGGAGCATGTGGGCTAGCGTCGGCACTTACCTGTGCCCTGGTCACGGTCACGACGACCGTCCTGCACATGAGCCGGCTTCAGGTGCTCCGGGAGTGCGAGTACACGCAGAAAACCCGCACCTGCACCTGCTACTCGGTGACGGCCGATAAGCAACCGTCGGACGGTGTGGACGACAGTGTCCGGTTCGTGTTCGATTCCACGTCCGACTGCGGAGTCGTCCACGGTGCCCTGTACTCGTGTCTGCGGGCCGTGTTCGGACTGTCGGTGGCCGGCGTCCTAGTGGCCGTGTTCAGCTGTATGCTCGTGTACCAGCTGTTAAGCCACGAGCGGAAGAAGATGTACTGggagcagctggagctgcGGTGCCGCTCGCTTTACTCTGGTCAGGGACCACCGGGTGGTCCTACGGCCGTCCTAccacccggtgccggtggtggagggttACTGGGCCCAAGCGGTGGATTaaccggtcccggtcccggtggtaTGCCGGGTGCACCGGGAATGCGTGCCGGTAACTGTCGCTGTTGCGAGCAGTGCCACGCACACCGGAACGTCCTACCGGCGGCCTACCCGTGGGAGGGTGACGGTCGTTTCTGGACACCCGGCCAGGCCGGTAACTTCTACTCGCCGAATCCTGGCGGTGACGAAACACTCGGTGgcgcagcaggaggaggaggaggaggaggaggaatcgtGGGGACTGGTTCCGGAGGACGGTTGAATGCCAGTGGACGACGTATGCCAGGCTGGAGCTGGCCAAGGATGCCGTGGCAGCGCAATGAAACCGCACCACAGCGTATGTCCCCTCACAGTCCGGACTCGCAGTATGGGTTTGCGTCCGCGAACCGAACATCCGGagggcaaccaccaccgggcggacCGGCGGTCGGTGTGGTAGGTGCACTGCTCGGTGACCCTGGGCAGCCCCGGTACAATGTGATCGAGCAGCAGTACGGTATCTGgggaccgccaccaccgtacagtGATCCCAACAGTCCGGCACGCCGTGGAGGACGCTATCAGTACATCCACCCGGCACAGTGTGgaccaccgacgatgatggagcCGGGTTTGAGCATGGTAGGGGCCCCGGGAGCACACCTAATGGGTCCCGGTAGTGTCGGAATGGCACCTCCACCGAATGCGAGTTCCAGCATTGCCATTCTCGAGTGTCATCAGCACGCGGTAATGGGCGTCGATGTCCATGGTATACCACAGCAGTACGTGACGGGGCAACAGAGTGGTGTAGGTGGTGGTCTCGCTACCAGTGGACCAGGACATCCGGGTGGCAACACATCCGGAACGAATCACCACTACTCACGCGGAACGGTGGACtcgacaccggccaccggtggtgccagCAAGCGTCAACATCAACCATCgggcggtggaggcggtggtggctacAGTAAAGGACAATCGAAGGAAAGCTACGAGAACACTCCGTCCGATAGTGATGGTCCGGGGCGGGACCGGTTTTCCGCCACGTTGCCCCTTCGCAAGGCAAAGAAACGAGTGGAAGCCGGTGCCAAGAGCATCGGACCAAATCAACCGGCCAGTCGCGTCAATGTGCAGAACGTTTTTCAGTGCAACGCAggtggccagcaccagcagcaaccgccaaCATCGCTGGACACGTCGGAAAATGAGTACAACGAGCCGACGACGCTTCCAGGATCgcacggtggcggcagtagcagccacGCCGCTGGCACCGGACTCGCGAACGATTGCCGAAGTGGTCCCGGGTCGCCCTCGGTGGTTTCGCATCGTTTACTACCGGCTGGGAGTGGAGGGCAGGTACAGCCACCGAAAACTCGTCGCCTAAAGCCAGCACCTTcatcgagtggtggtggtggtggtggtggcggtgtggaaAACAGTGGCTTCCAAACGGTGGAAGCACTGGAAGccgaggctgctgctgctgctgctgccgctgctggaacCGGTGGTAAGCTGCTGGAGCCAACCGAATCGGAGGTTTACTTTGCGGACGttagcagctgctgcaacatgTCGGTCAAGAACGACAACTACTACGAGGACGCCGGGCAACGGCGCAAAACCAAGGataaacagcagcatccaccgcCGGACCAGGTGGCGGACGAGTACATTGCGCAGCGGTTCGGCAAACGGGAACCATCGGTACGGAGCCGGATGCCGTTCCCACAAACTGCCGCACTAACCGGGTCGGGCGAGAAACCGCCGGTGATGCCACGGTCCTCGCTACTCCTGCCAAAGGACCACTCCCGCCAGAGCATGTGTTCAGTGGATTCGGGCGAGCGGACGGACTACACTGACCTATCGCCGGGCACCCCCAGTACAAACTTTCCCTCGATTGcgtccagccagcagcagcagcagcagcagcagcatcactaccATCACCTCCGGGAACACGCTCAGCTTGCTGGCCACCACGTGGCTTGTGAAGAACCGCCCAAGGAGACGATCGTGTCGACGGCGGCCAGTTCCGGCTGCAGTTTCATCGCCTCGTATCCGTACTCATCGAACGAGCAGAGCCAGGAGGCACACCGCCGGTCGACCAAGAACCTGCACGACCTTTTCCTAGCGCCCGACTCGCAGTATGAG GATATGCCGGTCCAGTTCCCATCCGCAGCGCAGCACTCGGCTGGAGCAGCGACGacaggcggtggcggcggcagcggcagcggtagcggcagcggcggtgctgctggcaactCAACCTCATCCACtgcgtcaccatcatcggcggctgtggccggccaccaccaccaccaccaccaccagtcggtgAAACCGAAGTCACCAAAAAACCTCAACATTACGCCAATCAAGCGCCAAAGCCTTGGCACCAACATTAGCTCGATCATACAGAACCTGAGCGGGCACGATGTCGGTCTGCTGTACCCGGAGCCCGGCGGTGGTCCGATGGGGCGAGCCTCTtcgcgcagcaacagcagcagctacaaccAAAGCAGCGACCGGGAGTCCATCACCGGTTCATCGTCGGCGCTAGGGGGGTCGGGCCGTGGCCGCGTGCCCGGTGACATCAAGGACATCAGTGTGAGCAGCAACGAGGACAACGAGGATACCTCCAACGATGAGCGATGCGGTGGGACCGgaggaaccggtggtggtggtggtgttggggaTCGTCGATTGTGA